The window ACTCTGAAGTGCTTCCAATGTTCACCTTCTGCAGTCCATATACAGGATTGCCCAGGCTATTAAACAAATAAGTCTTGTCGTTTATCTTGGTTAAATTCTGGGTGCTGGCCTCTCCCTCCTTTGGTCCGGTCTTTGGAACCCCGGAATTGGAAAAATAAAACCACTCCACACTCTCTTCATAGCCGGACAAATCCTCGGGCGGTTCCACGGAATACCAGCCCACTCTCAGCTTTCCGTTGCTGTCATAATATTTATAATTCTGGATGTCATATTCGGCATTATCAATTCCTACGTTCTTCCAGCCGGTTTGAAGCGCTCCATCGGAATCAAAGCAGTAAGCAACTCCGTCTATCTTATAGGTTGCATAATCGCCGGACATATCCTTTGGAACATACTTTTTGCCGCTGTCATTAAAATAGTACCAGAATTTTCCGTCATCATTATCCCCGGGAGTGACACGGTCCCCGTCGTAATCACTGTTCGGTGAAAAAAGCTTCTGCCAGCCGGTGCGCATGGCTCCGTCGGTTCCGCAATAATACATATCATCAAGGACCCAGCCGGTCTGCATCTCACCGTTTGGATCGAAGTAATACCACTTATTATTGATCTTGGACCAGTTATCCATAATCGCTTTTCCGCTGCTTCCGAAATAATACCATTTGTAAAGGGAACTGCCTGAATCCTGGAATTTCATCCACTTATCCGTGACCAGAATCCCGTTGGAGTCCATATAGTAGGTATTTTCCACCCAGGTGTTTACAGCCATCTCGCCATTGGTGTTTAAATAACGCCACAGGTTGTCCGCGCCCTTTTTCCAGGTGTTTGTCACCTTACTCCCGCTTGAATCATAATAAACCCAGGTGCTTCCTGACTGA of the Lacrimispora indolis DSM 755 genome contains:
- a CDS encoding cell wall-binding protein produces the protein MKRKGLIMLAVTAMLAIGAASMDAWAAEGWAQSGSTWVYYDSSGSKVTNTWKKGADNLWRYLNTNGEMAVNTWVENTYYMDSNGILVTDKWMKFQDSGSSLYKWYYFGSSGKAIMDNWSKINNKWYYFDPNGEMQTGWVLDDMYYCGTDGAMRTGWQKLFSPNSDYDGDRVTPGDNDDGKFWYYFNDSGKKYVPKDMSGDYATYKIDGVAYCFDSDGALQTGWKNVGIDNAEYDIQNYKYYDSNGKLRVGWYSVEPPEDLSGYEESVEWFYFSNSGVPKTGPKEGEASTQNLTKINDKTYLFNSLGNPVYGLQKVNIGSTSEYTAFYFGDKKTSTMQKGKVKVIEGDGSDATYYFSDSGRGYTGVKDGSLYYMGKLQCADEGTKYEAIAIPTGSTTTTYVVNTSGKVAKSTTVKNSEGVKYKTGSNGNLLKVDDETPSGEGRTPTEPVWE